The Kitasatospora paranensis genome has a window encoding:
- the mtrA gene encoding MtrAB system response regulator MtrA — MKGRVLVVDDDTALAEMLGIVLRGEGFEPFFVADGDKALAAFRETKPDLVLLDLMLPGRDGIDVCRQIRAESGIPIVMLTAKTDTVDIVVGLESGADDYVTKPFKPKELVARVRARLRRAEEPTPEQLTIGDLVIDVAGHSVKRDGRGIPLTPLEFDLLVALARKPWQVFTREVLLEQVWGYRHAADTRLVNVHVQRLRSKIEKDPERPEIVVTVRGVGYKAGPS; from the coding sequence ATGAAGGGACGTGTCCTGGTCGTCGATGACGACACCGCACTGGCCGAGATGCTCGGCATTGTGCTGCGTGGTGAGGGTTTTGAGCCGTTTTTCGTGGCAGACGGGGACAAGGCGCTGGCCGCGTTCCGCGAGACCAAGCCGGATCTGGTGCTGCTCGACCTGATGCTGCCCGGCAGGGACGGCATCGACGTCTGCCGGCAGATCCGGGCGGAGTCCGGCATCCCGATCGTCATGCTGACCGCGAAGACGGACACCGTCGACATCGTGGTCGGCCTGGAGTCCGGCGCCGACGACTACGTGACGAAGCCGTTCAAGCCCAAGGAGCTGGTGGCCCGGGTCCGCGCGCGGCTGCGCCGTGCCGAGGAGCCGACGCCCGAGCAGCTGACCATCGGCGACCTGGTGATCGACGTGGCCGGTCACTCCGTCAAGCGGGACGGCCGGGGCATCCCGCTGACCCCGCTGGAGTTCGACCTGCTGGTCGCGCTGGCCCGCAAGCCCTGGCAGGTGTTCACCCGCGAGGTGCTGCTGGAGCAGGTCTGGGGCTACCGGCACGCCGCCGACACCCGGCTGGTCAACGTGCACGTCCAGCGCCTCCGGTCGAAGATCGAGAAGGACCCGGAGCGCCCCGAGATCGTCGTGACGGTGCGCGGTGTCGGCTACAAGGCCGGGCCCAGCTGA
- a CDS encoding DUF4350 domain-containing protein, with product MTTAPPLGPADTAPHHDGRPGDGAPAGATSLAVPARLRWRRARWSLATVAVLLLTGLLITGLGGNSSWAPLDPRSPDPSGTRALVHLLERQGVTVRTATGEAELAAALREDDTTVVLPEPYLLDTPDLGGLAATERGRATRLVLLAPDNGVLDAFAGGLRLAADTDGLPDYVTDESTPPGCDLPEATRAGSAEFGGLLYLPQPDDTGCYPRNGHPSLVLHRDATGRQTAVLGTARPLTNARLTTDGNAALALGLLGAHPHLVWYLPGHPAQGQAPPAETRQRSLTDLIPSGWSWAALQLTVAALLAVLWRARRLGPVVGEDLPVVVRAAETTEGRARLYRRANARGHAADALREAARHRLAPVLGVPPAAGGPDPAALCAAAAGRIGRTSADVHALLYGGPPSDDAALLRLTDDLDALERQVRQP from the coding sequence ATGACCACCGCACCGCCGCTCGGCCCCGCGGACACCGCGCCCCACCACGACGGCCGCCCCGGCGACGGCGCCCCGGCCGGGGCCACCAGCCTCGCCGTCCCGGCCCGCCTGCGCTGGCGGCGGGCCCGCTGGTCCCTCGCCACGGTCGCCGTCCTCCTCCTCACCGGGCTGCTCATCACCGGCCTCGGCGGCAACAGCAGCTGGGCGCCGCTGGACCCGCGCTCCCCCGACCCCTCGGGCACCCGCGCCCTCGTCCACCTGCTGGAACGGCAGGGCGTCACCGTCCGCACCGCCACCGGCGAGGCCGAACTCGCCGCCGCACTGCGCGAGGACGACACCACCGTCGTGCTCCCGGAGCCGTACCTGCTCGACACCCCCGACCTCGGCGGCCTCGCCGCCACCGAGCGCGGCCGTGCCACCCGGCTGGTGCTGCTCGCCCCGGACAACGGCGTCCTCGACGCGTTCGCCGGCGGCCTGCGGTTGGCCGCCGACACCGACGGGCTGCCCGACTACGTCACCGACGAGAGCACCCCGCCCGGGTGCGACCTGCCGGAGGCCACCCGGGCCGGCAGCGCGGAGTTCGGCGGGCTGCTCTACCTGCCGCAGCCGGACGACACCGGCTGCTACCCCCGCAACGGCCACCCCTCGCTGGTGCTGCACCGGGACGCGACCGGACGGCAGACCGCCGTGCTCGGCACCGCCCGGCCGCTCACCAACGCCCGGCTGACGACGGACGGCAACGCCGCGCTCGCCCTCGGCCTGCTCGGCGCCCACCCGCACCTCGTCTGGTACCTGCCCGGCCACCCCGCCCAGGGCCAGGCGCCGCCGGCGGAGACCCGGCAGCGCAGCCTCACCGACCTCATCCCGTCCGGCTGGTCCTGGGCCGCCCTGCAGCTCACCGTCGCCGCGTTGCTGGCCGTCCTGTGGCGGGCCCGCCGGCTCGGCCCCGTGGTCGGCGAGGACCTGCCCGTGGTGGTCCGCGCGGCCGAGACCACCGAGGGCCGCGCCCGGCTGTACCGCAGGGCCAACGCCCGCGGCCACGCCGCCGACGCGCTCCGCGAGGCCGCCCGGCACCGCCTCGCGCCCGTGCTCGGCGTCCCGCCCGCCGCCGGCGGACCCGACCCGGCGGCGCTCTGCGCGGCCGCCGCCGGGCGCATCGGCCGGACCTCGGCCGACGTCCACGCACTGCTGTACGGCGGGCCGCCCTCCGACGACGCCGCGCTGCTGCGGCTCACCGACGACCTCGACGCCCTGGAAAGGCAGGTACGACAGCCGTGA
- a CDS encoding DUF4129 domain-containing protein: MPRGPARDSARLELLDPAYHRHDPSITQRVTDWLDEQVTRLFSHVGQAMAGDATGIVLLILLAVLVVAALWWRLGAPRREAGRATALFEARGPRTADQHRAGAAAHAAAGDWQQAVREQMRALVRALEERALLDLRPGRTADEAAAEAGRVLPEHADRLAAAARTFDDIAYGERTADRAAYDGLVALDRALTATRPVLAPTGGAAA; this comes from the coding sequence GTGCCGCGCGGGCCGGCCCGGGACTCGGCACGGCTCGAACTGCTCGACCCGGCCTACCACCGGCACGACCCGAGCATCACCCAGCGGGTCACCGACTGGCTGGACGAGCAGGTCACCCGGCTGTTCTCGCACGTCGGCCAGGCCATGGCCGGCGACGCCACCGGCATCGTGCTGCTGATCCTGCTCGCCGTCCTGGTCGTGGCCGCCCTGTGGTGGCGCCTCGGTGCCCCCCGCCGCGAGGCCGGGCGGGCCACCGCCCTGTTCGAGGCCCGCGGGCCGCGCACCGCCGACCAGCACCGCGCCGGGGCCGCCGCGCACGCGGCCGCGGGCGACTGGCAGCAGGCCGTCCGCGAGCAGATGCGCGCCCTCGTCCGCGCCCTGGAGGAACGTGCCCTGCTCGACCTCCGACCCGGCCGCACCGCCGACGAGGCCGCCGCCGAAGCCGGCCGCGTGCTCCCCGAGCACGCCGACCGGCTCGCCGCCGCCGCCCGCACCTTCGACGACATCGCGTACGGCGAGCGCACCGCCGACCGCGCGGCCTACGACGGCCTGGTCGCCCTCGACCGGGCCCTGACCGCCACCCGCCCCGTGCTGGCCCCGACCGGCGGAGCCGCCGCATGA
- a CDS encoding LpqB family beta-propeller domain-containing protein — MATQLYHTLADQQAKGQLDRLDLAGVRGGCSLTAAQAADSAPGQLAGTAAGSQYYQVEGGQLFLAQGDTPGHPVPGPLGQAGPVKMGELAVRRDGGAAAAVGTDRRTLYVTGLAEGDRLGDPVATGPSGAGGPTLASPSWDGRQNLFLVDRDPQHARVLMVRDRKTVTADVEGLAGRTVQSLRVSSDGTRIALVLKDASGGWSLQIGVVVHDGSPTSPRVRITGLRPLAPLLTDVASVSWADTDQLLVLGAEQDKLQLVHYVGTDGSQASDSPLQGGESMTAVSGTENRTGETVPPVLAVSGDHRIFRLQGNQWREFVLQGHQAVSFAYPG; from the coding sequence ATGGCGACGCAGCTCTACCACACCCTCGCCGACCAGCAGGCCAAGGGCCAGCTGGACCGGCTCGACCTGGCGGGGGTCAGGGGCGGCTGCTCGCTGACCGCCGCGCAGGCCGCCGACTCGGCACCCGGCCAGCTGGCCGGGACGGCCGCCGGCTCGCAGTACTACCAGGTGGAGGGCGGGCAGCTGTTCCTCGCCCAGGGCGACACCCCCGGGCACCCGGTGCCCGGGCCGCTCGGCCAGGCCGGACCGGTCAAGATGGGCGAGCTCGCCGTCCGCCGGGACGGCGGCGCCGCCGCGGCCGTCGGCACCGACCGCCGCACGCTGTACGTCACCGGCCTCGCCGAGGGCGACCGGCTCGGCGACCCGGTGGCCACCGGCCCGAGCGGGGCGGGCGGCCCGACCCTCGCCTCGCCGAGCTGGGACGGCCGGCAGAACCTCTTCCTGGTCGACCGCGACCCCCAGCACGCCCGCGTCCTCATGGTGCGGGACCGCAAGACGGTCACGGCCGACGTCGAGGGCCTCGCCGGCCGCACGGTGCAGAGCCTGCGGGTCTCCTCGGACGGCACCCGGATCGCGCTGGTGCTCAAGGACGCCTCGGGCGGCTGGTCGCTGCAGATCGGCGTGGTCGTCCACGACGGCTCGCCGACCTCGCCGCGGGTGCGGATCACCGGCCTGCGGCCGCTCGCCCCGCTGCTCACCGACGTCGCCTCGGTCTCCTGGGCCGACACCGACCAGTTGCTGGTGCTCGGCGCGGAGCAGGACAAGCTCCAACTGGTGCACTACGTCGGCACCGACGGCTCGCAGGCCAGTGACTCGCCGCTGCAGGGCGGTGAGTCGATGACCGCGGTGTCGGGCACCGAGAACCGCACCGGTGAGACCGTCCCGCCCGTGCTGGCGGTCTCCGGGGACCACCGGATCTTCCGTCTGCAGGGCAACCAGTGGCGGGAGTTCGTCCTCCAGGGCCACCAGGCGGTCTCCTTCGCCTACCCGGGCTGA
- the mtrB gene encoding MtrAB system histidine kinase MtrB — translation MRGDVLSSSTRGRTSRRWPAALWSVPARQLRRPLRRLLALYRRSIQLRVVAATLLLSVVVVLVLGVVVVAQVRTGLLDTKKHAAQGQALGGFQIEQDKINEAINLQAKAGTGNDPTRDEIGTWLIKQVSDLASGGTGVYSVVALVPSTGGQESAPSAALRGAWYSGNIVPGSISQELRDQVAGEPTVPHQQTTTIQRSPDDGSPPYTEPGLVIGKQFSGPDGTPYQLYYVFSFGQETKTLGLVTGTLATAGVFVVILLGGIAWLVVRQVVTPVRMAAGISERLAAGHLEERMKVTGTDDIARLGESFNRMANALQAQIRQLEELSRVQRRFVSDVSHELRTPLTTVRMAADLIYDSREDLDPMAARSAELLQDQLDRFESLLADLLEISRFDAGAAILDAEPVDLRDIVTRVVESADPLAQAKGSAVVIRGAEKPVVAEVDSRRIERILRNLVVNALEHGEGRDIVVRLGTGEGAVAVGVRDYGIGLKPGEASRVFHRFWRADPSRVRTTGGTGLGLSIAVEDAHLHGGWLQAWGEPGGGSHFRLTLPRTRGGEIIRAPFRLEPDDSRHNRGLAATGAPYRRALRPGGATALATADGGPAQDSPETPETGPSGFGSGLGGVLSIGPGLGRQPAAPVADPSDVRTLASGYGATGAQVVVDRGPARPLPSQDGADTADTRTEGPQRAKDEQREG, via the coding sequence GTGCGCGGCGACGTGCTGAGTTCCAGCACGCGCGGACGCACGTCCCGGCGCTGGCCGGCCGCGCTCTGGTCGGTGCCCGCCCGTCAGCTGCGCCGGCCCCTGCGCCGGCTGCTCGCGCTCTACCGCCGCTCCATCCAGCTGCGCGTGGTCGCGGCCACCCTGCTGCTCTCGGTGGTCGTGGTGCTGGTGCTCGGCGTGGTCGTGGTCGCCCAGGTCCGGACGGGGCTGCTCGACACCAAGAAGCACGCCGCGCAGGGCCAGGCCCTCGGCGGCTTCCAGATCGAGCAGGACAAGATCAACGAGGCGATCAACCTCCAGGCCAAGGCCGGCACCGGCAACGACCCCACCCGGGACGAGATCGGCACCTGGCTGATCAAGCAGGTCTCCGACCTGGCCAGCGGCGGCACCGGCGTGTACTCGGTGGTCGCGCTCGTCCCGTCCACCGGCGGCCAGGAGAGCGCGCCCAGCGCCGCCCTGCGCGGCGCCTGGTACTCCGGCAACATCGTCCCCGGCTCGATCAGCCAGGAGCTGCGCGACCAGGTCGCGGGCGAGCCGACCGTCCCGCACCAGCAGACCACCACCATCCAGCGCAGCCCCGACGACGGCAGCCCGCCCTACACCGAGCCCGGCCTCGTCATCGGCAAGCAGTTCAGCGGGCCCGACGGCACCCCCTACCAGCTCTACTACGTCTTCTCCTTCGGCCAGGAGACCAAGACCCTCGGCCTGGTCACCGGCACCCTGGCGACCGCCGGCGTGTTCGTGGTGATCCTGCTCGGCGGCATCGCCTGGCTGGTCGTGCGCCAGGTGGTGACCCCCGTCCGGATGGCCGCCGGGATCTCCGAGCGGCTCGCCGCCGGACACCTGGAGGAGCGGATGAAGGTCACCGGGACGGACGACATCGCCCGCCTCGGCGAGTCCTTCAACCGGATGGCCAACGCGCTCCAGGCCCAGATCCGGCAGCTGGAGGAACTCTCCCGGGTGCAGCGGCGCTTCGTCTCCGACGTCTCGCACGAACTGCGCACCCCGCTGACCACCGTCCGGATGGCCGCGGACCTGATCTACGACAGCCGCGAGGACCTCGACCCGATGGCGGCCCGCTCCGCCGAGCTCCTCCAGGACCAGCTGGACCGCTTCGAGTCGCTGCTCGCCGACCTGCTGGAGATCAGCCGCTTCGACGCCGGCGCCGCGATCCTGGACGCCGAGCCGGTCGACCTGCGCGACATCGTGACCCGGGTCGTGGAGTCCGCCGACCCGCTCGCCCAGGCCAAGGGCTCCGCGGTCGTCATCCGCGGCGCCGAGAAGCCGGTCGTCGCCGAGGTCGACTCGCGGCGGATCGAGCGGATCCTGCGCAACCTCGTCGTCAACGCCCTCGAACACGGCGAGGGCCGGGACATCGTCGTCCGGCTCGGCACCGGCGAGGGCGCGGTCGCCGTCGGCGTCCGCGACTACGGCATCGGCCTCAAGCCCGGCGAGGCGTCCCGGGTCTTCCACCGCTTCTGGCGGGCCGACCCCTCGCGGGTCCGCACCACCGGCGGCACCGGCCTCGGCCTGTCCATCGCCGTCGAGGACGCCCACCTGCACGGCGGCTGGCTCCAGGCCTGGGGCGAACCCGGCGGCGGCTCGCACTTCCGGCTGACCCTGCCGCGCACCCGCGGCGGCGAGATCATCCGGGCGCCGTTCCGCCTGGAGCCCGACGACTCCCGGCACAACCGCGGCCTGGCCGCCACCGGCGCCCCCTACCGCCGGGCGCTGCGCCCCGGCGGTGCCACCGCCCTCGCCACCGCCGACGGCGGCCCGGCGCAGGACAGCCCGGAGACCCCGGAGACCGGCCCGTCCGGCTTCGGCAGCGGGCTCGGCGGCGTGCTGTCCATCGGCCCCGGCCTCGGACGGCAGCCCGCGGCACCGGTCGCCGACCCCTCGGACGTCCGGACGCTGGCCTCGGGATACGGTGCCACCGGGGCCCAGGTCGTGGTGGACCGCGGACCGGCCCGCCCGCTCCCGTCGCAGGACGGGGCGGACACCGCCGACACCCGGACGGAGGGGCCGCAGCGTGCCAAGGACGAGCAGCGTGAAGGCTGA